From Paenibacillus sp. PvR098:
TCAACCTCTCAAATCAGTCACTTTCATCTCTCCAGCAAAGGAATTAACCGAACCAAAAAAGTAAGACAAGAATCCCCAGGCAGTTTGAATCTCCGATAGTGAGACAGACAGCACCTCAGCTTGCTGTTTGTAGCTATTAAATAATTCTGGACGTTCACTAAGTAACAGTACGATCCTTGGTATCAAGGAAAAAGGTGTATCTCTCATAAATATTTTCTCAGTTCTGACATATCCACCTGTAGTTTTTTCTATCAATCCATACCGTTCCAAGAAACCAAGTTTCTTGAGCGTTCCTGTATATGACTTTCCATATAAACGAGATATCTCTGTTTTAGGCATTCTACAAATTGTGCCTGGTTCATTTCCAATGATCTCAAGTAGTCTTTCATATTCACTAATTGTTGCCTTTATCTTTTCTGAAATAGCTTCCAAATTATCTTCCATACGAATTGCCCTTTCATCGGTCTATTATTAGCTTTCATTATATCATCGCATGTTTTTGAAATGAAAAAAGAGCGGATAAATCCCCTCTCTTTCCCTCTTCCCTCTGGTATTGTCCAATTATTTCAAACTCCCCCCGTGTGATCTGCTCCCAATAGCTCCTTCAGTATGCCCTTTGACTCCGCTGGTAATATCTCAAGAAAGTGTCGCAATCCCATGTTGTAGACCAAACAGACAGCGAGTCTATCCCTCTCAATTCCATCGGGACCAAAGGCTATACCCTCCCACAACTCCCATTTATGTTCGTCACTTGTATTTATGTCCCACGTTTCTCCATCTAATGATTGAGCTTCATCCAATGGTACTAATTTTCTGATTTCATGCATCGCTAAATCCCCTGTCTATAGTTGAATACCTACCAAAAATAACATTTGCCGATATATGTGATTATGAGTTTATTCTATTTTTCTGCCAAATTTCCTTTGTCATCTTCATTCATTTTTCTATCCCTCTGGTTGTGTATGATTACTTTCATGGTTTCTCTTCATCTGCTCCATATGCTGATGTTCAATCAATTTAAGCATTAACACTAAATCATCTCGTGTTATTCTTGTTGAAAATATGACATCGTTCATTTTATCAACCAGATCCAGATCATTCATCTCTCTCAACATCTTGAAATACTCCGCCTTTATCTGGTCAAAGTAATGATCCATAAATCTTTGCATAGCCTTCGTCATGCCGTAGCTTTGTCCTAACTCCCAAGTGGCCTCGTCCTTGATTGATCGTTTGCTCATAATCCCTCCCCCTCTACTTCAAACGTATTTTAGTACCTCCTTGATAAGGACCCTACCAGCCTTCATTTTCCCATAAATGGCCTCATTATTTGTGCACAGAATTACAAACTCATCATTTTCCAGATCATTCACAGAAGCTCTAACAGCCAACTTCTGTTCATCTGTTAATCCAACCTTGTAAACAATAACCATTCAAATCTTCACCTCATACAGCCAGCTTCCAATCGTCTGAACCCTTCTCCAGCCTTAAAACATCAGCATTTTTAAGTAATAGCCAAACACAATGCCCAAAGTAAGCATAGTTAGATCAGCAGTTACCTCAATCACAAGGTTCTGTACAAACCGCCGCTACTTCAACTTGCCTAATACCATTCTCATCGAGTCCACCTCCATCATATTGTTGCTAACAAAACTCCAACAAAAACAAAACCACTCAGCCGATTAGACTAAGTGGTTCATTCGATCCTTTTGGAATTGTTTTGGGATACACTGCACATCAGATTCATTCCCGATTACCTTCCTCATTTATGTTATGTAGATATATACTAATCCGAGCATAGGGAACTGTCAACAGAAATGTAATATTGTTACTTTTATAACCATATTGCCTATTGAACTATCCAACCCCCGTACTTCCTTTCATTGACGAGCCTCAACAGCTTTTCATTCATAGATTTCACTTCATAAGTCGCCTTCGTTGTGGACTTGTCTGAAAGGCGTGTTATTTTCCGTTTTTCTGTTGAATTGTTTATAGATTGCATCTTAGCACACTCTCCTTTTGATCTTAACTCTTTATCCCTTCGATCTTTATTTCAATTGTTCTCAATAATCGACTAATATCAGATGAATAGCTGTTGTCGTACCCACTCGCCGTAGAAACACTTAGTCACAGAATCTCCGAACATTCATTTGACTACTTCTCGTCGTCTTGATAATAGTCGCTACTTCCTACTAAGTACATCGAATAGATATCTAAAATATTGTCCAAACCGTCCAATAAATCTTGTGCTTCAGGAGTGCGTAATGTAAGAACATGAAGAGCAGATGAACACTCATTCTTTAGAAAATAATCAGCAGGTAAGTCGAACGCCTGATTTATCTGTAGAATTTGCGAATTGTACCTTATAACATTACTATTGCCACCATTCAAGAGTTGATCAATCGCTGGTCGAAGAATCCCTGATAGTATAGACAACGATAACCTTGAGCAACCCCTTTGACGCATAAGTGCAATTAATTTCTTGGCTATGGCTTCTTGATGCTCGTAATAAGTAAATGCCATACATGACACCCCCGTCCCCATCTCTAAACATCTCTGACCAACCTATTACTATTCCTGTGCAATTGCCGCTATAATCCTCCATATTCTACTGAGTTCCTCGTAAATCTCTGGATCATCTTCCGAGTAATTGCTTTGTTCAAGCCTTTCAAGAATGCTTTGTGGTAAATGGAAACTTGATGTTGAAGAAGCCTTTTTCATGTAATAGTAAAAGACCTTTAATAAGACAGAAGCCTCTGTCGGTTCCAAATTTGAATCAAGAATATCAACAGCTTTATAGAATCCGTCCAGATCGTTTTGAGTGATCTCCACGCTTAACTCCCCCTATAAAATAAGAGAAGTAATCCGCCCCAACCCTGGCAAGTTGACGGATTACTCTTTTTGAGATAAGGGGCGAAGCAACCCTATACCATTGTTATATATAGGGATTTATTTGTCAATTTGGATGGAGTTAGGAATGTAACTGGATAAACGAAACATGCATGATTATTGATTAGGGAGAACAATCGAGAAAGAAAACGGAGAACCCTGCTTTAATGTCCAGTTTTGGTTACCCTCTTGGAAGTGAGTTCATAAATGCTTGATATCGTTGTTGCTCCTTCTCCATAGTTGCTAAAGCGTACGCCGAAAATCCTTTTGCATCTTGCTTTTCAAGAAACTGAATGTATTCATTCTTATCATCACTTAAAATCACAAGTGGCAGAACTTGATTACGCAACAAAAGATGCATCATAAGCAATCGTCCTGTTCGACCATTTCCATCCGCAAACGGATGGATTCTTTCGAATTCTATATGACTGGAACAGATCGAAAGAATGATATCGTCAGTTGATATTGCTCGTTGAATCTGATCGTTAAGATTTAAAATCCACTGGTACATGAGGGCAGGCGTTTCCTTGGGAGAAACTGTTTGAAAGCCCGCCCCTACAATCACATTTTCCTGTGACTTGAATTGTCCTCGCTCATGATGAAGCCGATCCATTAGAAGGGAATGAACATCGTGGATCATAGTGATCGTAAGCTCTTGATCAATATGTTCGACAATATAGTAGAAAGCCATCCGATGGTTTTCAATTTCAAAAAATTCACGCACAGTTACTTTGCCAGGAATTGTACGATGAAGTAGGATGGAAATGGTTTCACTAAGCGTTATGGTATTATTCTCGATTGCAGAAGAATGATATGTCATTCGAACTAAAAGATCATCCAAATAATCTTTTGGAAGATGCATCATTCAATCCTCCTTACCTAAATTTCGAATCCATTATACCTTGCTTCCCATACTGTCACAAAGGCAAGTTACATCAGCTTTAATAACTGACGAATGATTCGATGAAAAGTAATACGCAAATCTGTAACAGTTTAACGGAGGACAGGGAAAGCAGAGGGAGGAAACTCCTGAAAATGATTTAGGTTGGGAAATGGCTTGGGTCTACAAGGGTTTCGAGGGTTAATGCTCTGCTCATGTGGGCAATTAATCTAAAGATTCATGTTTACAGAATAATCCTATTCCCTTACCCCAATGCAAACAGACTCGCTAAGCCTCCAAAACCACTTTTGAATTCCCTACTATGTCAAAGTCCTAAATAGTCGTATCACGCATGTCACCTTTGCCCAACCGCCGCTCCGCCTTACAGCCACAAGGCTTTTCCCGCCCTCCCTCGTACCTATCCCCAATCCCTTCGAGCAATTAAAGTCGTACTACAAATAGGGGAAAAACAGGGGCTACGACCGAGAAAATCGGAGTCAAAAAAGCAATTAAAGTCGAACTAAGAGCAGGGAGAAAAACAGGGAAAGACTGGGTATAGGGCTAAAGATAATCGGAGAAAAAATCGGAGGAAAGCCAGATTTATCAAGGGGTTTCGGGTCTTGCGACCCTTATGAAGAAGAGAAATGAGCCGAGGAAAAACAGGAGTGGATCCCTGAATTTCGCTCGGCTCGTAACATGACTTTTTAGGCTTTAGTACGACTATTTAGGCTTTGAGATGACTTTGAGTGCTTTTTACATTATCCTCCAAGCATTGATCGCTTGAAGAATATCCTTAGAATTGCAAGGTGTGACGATTAATCAACACTCAGACTTCAGAAGGAGTCTCTGAACAATAGCGGCAATTTCTGCTCTTGGAATGTAAATGTTATATCAAGATTAACAGCAACATAACACAGCATTCCCCATGCACCGAGCAAATAATGTAACCACCTAATTACAGCCTAAGCCAAGGTCACCCAAATCAGCAACCTTAACTCAGCTTCATTCCTATGCTCATGATTTACCGGTATATTCCTTAGTCGCTGTATCCAGCATGGATTTCCAATCAGTGAAATCCGTCTCTCTTGCAACATGTCGATCAAAGAGCTCATCAGGAATGTTATTGATCTCTTCATGTGTATCCGCTTGAAAGTTGCCTTTCTCTAAAAACTCTCCAAAACTCTTAAAGCTGGAATGCTTACTCATGAACGATTCATTAAACAACTTGTCTAATGAAATATGATTTGGATCTTCTTGAATCGTTTTCTGGCCTTGTAATTCCTTCAGCAGTTCGTCAAATGGCATTGGTTTTTGCTTTCTCAGAAAATCACCCCTAAAATTATTTTATCCATTCCAGCCTACCTTCTCGATAGCGAAGCCCATGTGTTTTCAAGCCACTGATCAAAGTCAGCGCCCTTTTCACCTTCGTAGGTATCATATACATCGAGTCTCATCTTTTTTAATTTCTCTTTAAATTCTTCAAAGGAATGACCTTCCGGCAAGCTTTTCTTAATTCTTACCAGGATTTTAGTAACTCCTTTAATCAATTCGCCTTTTTTCCTTGGCGGCAGCTGAATATCTTCGCCAAATTCTTTGAGCTTACGGAAAGCAGCCTCTTGAACTTTAGACACGGCATCGTTATTCATTCTATGCGTTAGTACATCGATGGTTTGTTTGTTTTTCCACTGACCTAACTCTTCCACAGCATCTAAACGTTCTCTCCAATTGGACGTTCGATTCGCAGATATTTTTAATTGTTCATAATTTGAAGGCAATTCATTATTCACTTCACTTTTATCCAAATGATCACATCCTGTTCTATTTATGATTTGTCGCCTTTATGATTACTGGAAGCACCAGCGCTATCCTGATTTTTAGTGCCCTTGCTTTTATAAGGTTTCGGTGCACTTTTTGCTCTGTTGGCACTAGCTTGCCATCGGTTCCAGCCCTTTTTGTCTGTTCCCCTGCCTGTTCCGCCTTTGCCCTTAGCTTTACTCAAATCATCACTCCATTATGATTTGTACTTAACTTCTAACTAGCAGCACACAGCACTCTACGTGCACCGTGTGCGGAAACATATCCACCGGCTGCACTTCCACCGTACGGTACCCTCCATCCTCCAACACGCGTAAGTCGCGTGCTAGCGTCGACGGATTGCACGACACGTACACCACTCGCTCCGGCTGCATCGCAACGATCGTCTCCAGCAGCGCGGCGTCGCAGCCTTTGCGCGGCGGGTCGACGACGATGACGTCGGGCGTCACGCCCTGCTGCTTCCACGCGGGGATAACCTCTTCCGCCGCGCCCACCTCAAAGACCGCATTCCGCACGCCGTTCAGCAGCGCATTGCGCCGCGCATCCTCGATCGCCTCGGGGACGATCTCGACGCCATATACCTTGCCCGCGCGCTGCGCCAGGAAAAGCGAAATCGTGCCGATGCCGCAGTACGCATCGATTACGACTTCCTCACCGCTTAGCTGCGCGTACTCCAGTGCTTTCCCGTACAGCACTTCCGTCTGTACCGGGTTGACTTGGTAGAACGAGCGGGCGGAGATGGCAAAACGTATATCTCCTATAGTATCATAAATCACATCGTTGCCCCATAGCACCTTCGTCACATCACCGAAAATCACGTTTGTCCGATCTACATTCACATTCTGACAAATACTGCGAACACCCGGGATCTCTTCGCGGATCAAGCCGACGAGCTCGTCCGCGCGGCTGATATCCTTGCCGTTCGTCACCAGGACGACCATGATCTCGCCCGTATTGAAGCCGTAGCGGGCGATAACATGCCGCAGCAGGCCTTTGCCGCTCTCCTCGTCGTAGGGACGGATGCCGAGCTGGCGGGCAATGCGTTTGACGTTGGCGACCACCGTATCATTGTTCTCGTGCTGAATGAGACAAGCCTCCATGTCGATGATGCGATGGCTTCCTTGGGCGTAGAAGCCTCCGACTAGGCCTCCCTCCATGCTGGCTAAGCCGATAGGCACCTGCGCTTTGTTGCGGTAGCGCCACGGGTCGGACATGCCGAGGGTGGGCTTGATCACCACACCCTCTTCCTGCTCCCCGCCGACCTGCAGCTTGCCGATCCGCGTCAGGTTATCGATGACCAGCTGCCGCTTCCACCGCATCTGCGCCTCGTAGCTCAAATGCTGGAGCTGGCAGCCGCCGCACTGCTTGTAGATTGGACACGGCGCGTCGATGCGGTCGGGGCTCGCCTCCAGGATCTCAAGCAGCTTGGCGTAGCCGTACTGCTTCTTAACCTTCAGCACCTTGACCCGAACCTTCTCACCCGGCAGGGCGCCATGAATAAAAAGGGTAAAGCCGTCCACACGGCCTACCCCTTCCCCGTCGTGCCCGATGCCGACCACGTCGGCGATGTATTCTCCGTTCTTTTCCACCGGCACATCTACAGGAGACTGCTCCCGTTCCAAGCGTTGTGTTCTCTTCCTTGTCATGTTCAACCTCACAGATTCGTTTCTTCTATCGTTCATGCCGTAAGCTGCTCTAACCAGCGCTGGCTTCCGCCGAGTGATTAATGTTCTTCCTCTTTATGCCCATCTGCTTCAGGCTTTTGCTTCCAAGGTAGCTTAATTTGCAGCGGGTGCGTCTTATAGGTGGACTGGCCCGTCTCGTCCACGAAGATGTGCAGGTGCTGTGTCAGATTCGTAAACACACACGGCAGTGTGCCGCCAAATTCCCCGTCGAGGTTCATCTGCACATAATCGGGTGACGTGACTTGAATTTGCCGCGTCTGCAAATAAATGACGTTCGGATCGGCGATATGCTCGCCGCGCAGCGCCAAGGAGACGACGCGGATGAACTCCGCAAGGTTGCACTTGCGCAGGATCAGCACATCGAACAAGCCATCGTTGAGCGAAGCGTCCGGCGCCAGGCGCTCAAACCCGCCGACCGAGTTGCTGTTGGAGATGAGGAACAGCATCACTTCCTCGTGCAGCTCGACCTCCGCGGTCTTGATGTACAGCTCGATCGGCCGCAGCCGCGGCAGCTTCTCGAGCCCTTTCATATAATAGGCCAGCTGGCCGATCATTGTCTTCAGTTTGCTCGGTACTTCGTAGGTCAGCTCCGTCAGGGATCCGCCGCCGGCAATATTGATGAAATATCGCTGGTTCACCTTGCCCACATCGATGACGCGCGTGTACTGGCGCAGGATAACATCCACCGCGCCATCCCAGCTGCGCGGAATGTTCAGCGCCCGGGCAAAATCGTTCGTCGTCCCCAGAGGCAATATCCCGAGCTGAGGCCGGTAGTCCTTCTCCGCCATCCCATTGATGACCTCATACAGCGTGCCGTCCCCGCCTGCCGCGATGATGATATCAAATCCCCGTTTAACCGCATCGGCGGCCGCCAGCGTAGCATCGCCTTGTCCCGTTGTCGCATGGGTGCTGGTCTCCAGTCCCCCCCGCTCCAATCGCTGAAGAATCTCTGGAAGCCGCTTCTTCATTTCCTCACGGCCGGAGGAAGGATTATAGATCAGCCTTGCCCGTTTGGTCTGTCCCGTCATTTCTCTCTCACCTGTTCACTTCAGAATCAAACCGTGTCATGATTTCCACTGCAATACCATGTATATAAGGCTCTACCTGACGCTCGATCCATCGCGAAATCCCCGGATGCGGCAGCAGCGCTTCCCCGTTGTATCTGTACTCGTATCCGCTCAAGCGTTCCGGAATGACCTCCCCGGTAAAATAGCCCGCGCTTAGAAAAAGCGGCGCTACAATCACCGTATGCTCAGGCTTGCGGTCTAGCCACCATTTCATTTTGCGTGAAATTTGGTCCGGGAGCAGCATCGCCACTTCCGCTTCATCGAAACCTCCCAGCGCCTGAAGCCGCATCGCCAGCTTCTCCATCCCTCTGCGCCAAAGCAGATGAAACCCTTTCTCGATACTCCCGTGCCCGACAAGCAGCAGAATTTCCTTTTGCGGGTCACGTGATAATGCTTTGATTTTAGCATAAATGATATCCGCAATAATCGGATCATCATCGATAGGCGATGTAAAATGGATCCGCGCGCGAATCGCGAACGGCTCCAAGTCCGTCGGCAGCAGCGGCTTGTCCTTAACCCCGAGCGCATAGCTGATCTCATCGATATGCGTACTGCCGGAGGATACGAACAGCGGAACCACGATAATGTCCGTAACGCCGAGCGACTCCAGATGCGTGATGCCGTCCTGAATGAGCCGCCCTTCCACGATTTCAAGAAAGGAAGAGTATACCGGTACGCCTTCCGGCACGCGGACAGCCTCAACCGCTTCATCGACAAGCCGAACCCAGTCCCCGCTCCGGGAACCGTGGCTTATGACTAATATCCCGTATTTTACCAAACCCTATCCCTCCTTGCCAAAAAGATACGCGCACTCCGCCGTCGCTATGCACGATTACCGATCCATACGCATCTTTCATTAACAAGAAAAATCCTGCTCGGGCCCACCGGGCGAGAAGGATTCGTGCGCTCATTCGTTCAACTTGGAGCCTATTCTCCGTACCGATAGTT
This genomic window contains:
- a CDS encoding helix-turn-helix domain-containing protein, translated to MAFTYYEHQEAIAKKLIALMRQRGCSRLSLSILSGILRPAIDQLLNGGNSNVIRYNSQILQINQAFDLPADYFLKNECSSALHVLTLRTPEAQDLLDGLDNILDIYSMYLVGSSDYYQDDEK
- a CDS encoding Fic family protein; protein product: MMHLPKDYLDDLLVRMTYHSSAIENNTITLSETISILLHRTIPGKVTVREFFEIENHRMAFYYIVEHIDQELTITMIHDVHSLLMDRLHHERGQFKSQENVIVGAGFQTVSPKETPALMYQWILNLNDQIQRAISTDDIILSICSSHIEFERIHPFADGNGRTGRLLMMHLLLRNQVLPLVILSDDKNEYIQFLEKQDAKGFSAYALATMEKEQQRYQAFMNSLPRG
- a CDS encoding HEAT repeat domain-containing protein, which produces MDKSEVNNELPSNYEQLKISANRTSNWRERLDAVEELGQWKNKQTIDVLTHRMNNDAVSKVQEAAFRKLKEFGEDIQLPPRKKGELIKGVTKILVRIKKSLPEGHSFEEFKEKLKKMRLDVYDTYEGEKGADFDQWLENTWASLSRR
- a CDS encoding DUF3934 family protein, with amino-acid sequence MSKAKGKGGTGRGTDKKGWNRWQASANRAKSAPKPYKSKGTKNQDSAGASSNHKGDKS
- the rlmD gene encoding 23S rRNA (uracil(1939)-C(5))-methyltransferase RlmD: MEREQSPVDVPVEKNGEYIADVVGIGHDGEGVGRVDGFTLFIHGALPGEKVRVKVLKVKKQYGYAKLLEILEASPDRIDAPCPIYKQCGGCQLQHLSYEAQMRWKRQLVIDNLTRIGKLQVGGEQEEGVVIKPTLGMSDPWRYRNKAQVPIGLASMEGGLVGGFYAQGSHRIIDMEACLIQHENNDTVVANVKRIARQLGIRPYDEESGKGLLRHVIARYGFNTGEIMVVLVTNGKDISRADELVGLIREEIPGVRSICQNVNVDRTNVIFGDVTKVLWGNDVIYDTIGDIRFAISARSFYQVNPVQTEVLYGKALEYAQLSGEEVVIDAYCGIGTISLFLAQRAGKVYGVEIVPEAIEDARRNALLNGVRNAVFEVGAAEEVIPAWKQQGVTPDVIVVDPPRKGCDAALLETIVAMQPERVVYVSCNPSTLARDLRVLEDGGYRTVEVQPVDMFPHTVHVECCVLLVRS
- a CDS encoding diacylglycerol kinase translates to MTGQTKRARLIYNPSSGREEMKKRLPEILQRLERGGLETSTHATTGQGDATLAAADAVKRGFDIIIAAGGDGTLYEVINGMAEKDYRPQLGILPLGTTNDFARALNIPRSWDGAVDVILRQYTRVIDVGKVNQRYFINIAGGGSLTELTYEVPSKLKTMIGQLAYYMKGLEKLPRLRPIELYIKTAEVELHEEVMLFLISNSNSVGGFERLAPDASLNDGLFDVLILRKCNLAEFIRVVSLALRGEHIADPNVIYLQTRQIQVTSPDYVQMNLDGEFGGTLPCVFTNLTQHLHIFVDETGQSTYKTHPLQIKLPWKQKPEADGHKEEEH
- a CDS encoding CbiX/SirB N-terminal domain-containing protein, with translation MVKYGILVISHGSRSGDWVRLVDEAVEAVRVPEGVPVYSSFLEIVEGRLIQDGITHLESLGVTDIIVVPLFVSSGSTHIDEISYALGVKDKPLLPTDLEPFAIRARIHFTSPIDDDPIIADIIYAKIKALSRDPQKEILLLVGHGSIEKGFHLLWRRGMEKLAMRLQALGGFDEAEVAMLLPDQISRKMKWWLDRKPEHTVIVAPLFLSAGYFTGEVIPERLSGYEYRYNGEALLPHPGISRWIERQVEPYIHGIAVEIMTRFDSEVNR